The following nucleotide sequence is from Pseudomonas putida S13.1.2.
GTGATCGGCGCCTCGGCTGGCGGCGTGGCAGCATTGTTCGAAGTGCTCGGCGCGCTGCCACCGGCGTTCGCCCTACCTGTGCTCTGCGTGCTGCACCTGCCGGACGACCGCCACAGCCAACTGGCTGAAGTGCTGCAGCGTCGGCTGCATCGGCCGGTGCACGAGGCACGTGACAAGGAACGGATCAGCAGCGGGCAGATCTATGTGGCGGGGCCGAGTTACCACCTGTCGGTGGAGCACGACCTGACGCTGTCGCTGAGCCAGGAAGAACCCGTGCATTTCTCGCGTCCAGCAATCGATTTTTTGTTCATCTCGGCGGCCGATGCCTATGGCGACGGCCTGCTTGGCGTGCTGCTCACCGGTGCCAACGAAGACGGCGCCAGGGGCCTTGCCTATATCAAGAACAATGGGGGCCGCACGATAGTCCAGGACCCTCGCGACGCACAGGTCGCCCTGATGCCGGAGGCCGCCCTGGCCCTGCACCAGCCCGACCATATCCTTACTCTGAGTGGTATCGGGCAGCTGCTCGCGACCTTGGAATATAGCGCATGCTAAGCCACACCATCGCCAAACTGCTGATTGTCGACGACCTGCCGGAAAACCTGCTGGCGCTCGATGCCCTGATCCAGGGCGAAGACCGCGAGGTGCACCAGGCCCAGTCTGCCGAAGCGGCGTTGTCGTTGCTGCTTGAGCACGAATTCGCGCTGGCCATCCTCGATGTACAAATGCCGGGCATGAACGGTTTCGAACTTGCCGAGCTGATGCGCGGCACCGACAAGACCAAGAACATCCCGATCGTTTTCGTCAGCGCGGCCGGCCGCGAGATGAACTATGCCTTCAAGGGCTATGAGAGCGGGGCCGTGGACTTTCTGCACAAGCCGCTCGATACCCTGGCGGTAAAAAGCAAGGTCTCGGTGTTTGTCGACCTGTTCCGCCAGCGCAAGGTGCTTGGCCGGCAGCTGGAAGCGCTGGAGCATAGCCGCCAGGAGCAAGAGCTTTTGCTCAGCCAGCTGCAGGTGGCGCGAGGTGAGCTGGAGCATGCCGTGCGCATGCGTGACGACTTCATGTCGATCGTCTCCCACGAGGTGCGTACGCCGCTCAATGGCCTGATCCTGGAAACCCAGTTGCGCAAGATGCACCTGGCACGGGGCAACCTGGACGCCTTCAGCGCCGACAAGCTGCAGGCCATGGTCGAGCGCGACGAGCGGCAGATCAACAGCCTGATCCGGTTGGTCGAGGATATGCTTGATGTTTCCCGCATCCGTACCGGTAAATTGTCGCTGCGCCCCAGGCTGTTTGACCTCGGCCAACTGGTGCGTGGGTTGGTGGAAAACTTCACCGCGCAGGCCATGGCATTGGAAACCCACATCGAACTGCAGCGCTGCGAAGCATTGAAGGGTGAGTGGGACGAATTCCGGATTGAACAAGTAGTGGCCAACCTGTTGTCCAACGCAATGCGTTACGGCGAGCGCAAACCGGTGCAGGTGCGAGTGTTCGAGCAGGAGGGCATGGCTTGGGTGCAGGTGCAGGATCAGGGCATCGGTATCAGCGCCGTCAACCAGCAGCGGATCTTCCAGCAATTTGAGCGCGTCGCTGCCCAGCAAGCCAGCGGAGGCTTGGGTTTGGGGTTGTACATCTCCGAACAGATCGTGCAGGCGCACGGTGGCCGGATACGGGTTGAAAGCGAGGAAGGCAAGGGCGCCACATTTACCCTGCAATTGCCGCTTGCAACATTCAAAGAACAAAACGACCAGGCGCGGGCAACCTCTGCGTAAGCCTGGGGTCTGATGGCCAACTGTAAGAATTTCAAGGCGTTAACATGAGTGAAGATGCACAAGATGTGGTGTTGGTCGTCGAGGACGAACCGGCAATTCGCATGATTTTGCGCGATTACCTGGCGGGTGAGGGGTACCACGTGCTGGTTGCCGAAGATGGCGAGCAGGCGTTTGCGATCCTGGCCAGCAAACCGCACCTGGACCTGATGGTGACGGACTTCCGCTTGCCGGGTGGCATCTCCGGGGTGGATATTGCCGAGCCTGCGGTGAAGTTGCGGCCAGACCTGAAGGTGATATTCATCAGTGGCTACCCGGCCGAGATTCTCGAGTCTGGCAGCCCGATCACCCGCAAGGCGCCGATACTGGCGAAGCCGTTTGACCTGGACACCTTGCACGAGCAGATCCAGAGACTTTTGCGTTAAAGCTGGTGGCCCTATCGCCGGCAAGCCAGCTCCCACAAGTACTGCACAGGCCTTGAGATCTGCAGCGTACCTGTGGGAGCTGGCTTGCCGGCGATAGGGCCAGTACAGGCTAGCGCAGGGTCCGCTCTATACCGCCTGCCAACATGCTTTCCATCAGCCCCAGCCCCTGTTCCTCTGGCAACGCCTTCAACATCCCCGGCAACTGGTTCAGCAGCGTCGCCACCACATGCG
It contains:
- a CDS encoding response regulator; its protein translation is MSEDAQDVVLVVEDEPAIRMILRDYLAGEGYHVLVAEDGEQAFAILASKPHLDLMVTDFRLPGGISGVDIAEPAVKLRPDLKVIFISGYPAEILESGSPITRKAPILAKPFDLDTLHEQIQRLLR
- a CDS encoding hybrid sensor histidine kinase/response regulator encodes the protein MLSHTIAKLLIVDDLPENLLALDALIQGEDREVHQAQSAEAALSLLLEHEFALAILDVQMPGMNGFELAELMRGTDKTKNIPIVFVSAAGREMNYAFKGYESGAVDFLHKPLDTLAVKSKVSVFVDLFRQRKVLGRQLEALEHSRQEQELLLSQLQVARGELEHAVRMRDDFMSIVSHEVRTPLNGLILETQLRKMHLARGNLDAFSADKLQAMVERDERQINSLIRLVEDMLDVSRIRTGKLSLRPRLFDLGQLVRGLVENFTAQAMALETHIELQRCEALKGEWDEFRIEQVVANLLSNAMRYGERKPVQVRVFEQEGMAWVQVQDQGIGISAVNQQRIFQQFERVAAQQASGGLGLGLYISEQIVQAHGGRIRVESEEGKGATFTLQLPLATFKEQNDQARATSA
- a CDS encoding chemotaxis protein CheB; this translates as MNGVRAVVIGASAGGVAALFEVLGALPPAFALPVLCVLHLPDDRHSQLAEVLQRRLHRPVHEARDKERISSGQIYVAGPSYHLSVEHDLTLSLSQEEPVHFSRPAIDFLFISAADAYGDGLLGVLLTGANEDGARGLAYIKNNGGRTIVQDPRDAQVALMPEAALALHQPDHILTLSGIGQLLATLEYSAC